A single region of the Flavobacteriales bacterium genome encodes:
- a CDS encoding T9SS type A sorting domain-containing protein produces the protein MNKILVTLYIVLGISYFSIAQGGKAFSAVANFDTPNFQDRFLQVDITNNLALNDAYTIETWVYIPSTSDSYVNVIDSYTTPSGFGGYELGISNGKVAATVYGLSVQSGVGNTTITYNTWQHIAATYDGSDELKVYLNGVLDGTFNLGIDNFNFGTELYIGANGAGSPNEESILIDEVRIWEDVRTSTELSDNLYNCLNGQESDLVLYYSFEQTGGLGFVTDQGPLGYHATIIREQTNAFVTGVYSCCSIDTNVTVAGNTISALYNESGASYQWIDCNNGNSIVLGETNQSFTSLSNGSFAAIITYGGCIDTTNCTAIISTNVADFLEFKNINVFPNPVINYLTINFEGRINEVRIYDLLGEIVQVEKTNAFPVEKLSKGIYLMDIYIGNQLIRKRFEKL, from the coding sequence ATGAATAAAATATTAGTCACACTATATATAGTATTAGGAATTAGCTATTTTTCAATAGCACAAGGAGGTAAAGCATTTTCAGCCGTTGCTAATTTTGATACCCCTAATTTTCAAGATCGTTTTCTTCAAGTAGATATAACCAATAATTTAGCATTGAATGATGCTTATACAATTGAAACGTGGGTGTATATTCCATCAACCTCAGATAGCTATGTTAATGTTATTGATAGCTATACAACTCCTTCAGGATTTGGTGGATATGAATTAGGTATAAGTAATGGTAAAGTTGCGGCAACAGTATACGGATTAAGCGTCCAATCTGGTGTTGGTAATACAACAATTACCTACAATACGTGGCAACATATAGCAGCAACGTATGACGGTTCTGATGAACTAAAAGTGTACCTAAATGGAGTGTTGGATGGAACGTTTAATTTGGGAATTGATAACTTCAATTTTGGAACAGAGTTATATATAGGAGCAAATGGAGCAGGAAGCCCAAATGAAGAGTCTATTTTAATTGATGAGGTAAGAATTTGGGAGGATGTAAGAACAAGTACAGAACTTTCAGATAATTTATACAATTGTTTAAATGGACAGGAGAGTGATTTAGTATTGTATTATAGTTTTGAGCAAACAGGAGGCTTAGGATTTGTAACCGATCAAGGACCGTTAGGGTATCATGCAACCATTATACGAGAACAAACCAATGCCTTTGTTACAGGAGTTTATTCTTGTTGTTCCATTGATACCAATGTAACGGTTGCGGGGAATACAATCTCAGCTTTGTATAATGAGAGTGGTGCATCGTATCAATGGATTGATTGTAACAATGGAAATTCAATTGTTTTAGGAGAAACTAATCAATCTTTTACATCTTTATCTAATGGGAGTTTTGCAGCTATCATAACATATGGAGGATGTATAGATACCACAAATTGTACAGCTATAATATCAACTAATGTAGCTGATTTTTTAGAATTCAAGAACATTAATGTGTTTCCTAACCCTGTTATCAATTATCTTACAATAAATTTTGAGGGTAGAATTAATGAAGTAAGAATATATGATTTGTTGGGGGAGATTGTTCAAGTAGAAAAAACAAATGCTTTCCCTGTTGAAAAACTTTCAAAGGGTATTTATTTAATGGATATTTACATCGGAAATCAACTGATTAGAAAACGTTTTGAAAAATTATAA